In Rahnella aquatilis CIP 78.65 = ATCC 33071, one DNA window encodes the following:
- the zapE gene encoding cell division protein ZapE, which yields MQSQSPLFIYQNAVDAGEFQADTVQKQAVAQLDVIYQALSAQPATIPQTASRGGLLGRLFAKSPQKTPLRPVQGLYMWGGVGRGKTWLMDLFFHSLPGERKLRLHFHRFMLRVHEELAQLQGQQDPLEVIADRFKAETDVLCFDEFFVSDITDAMLLATLLQALFARGITLIATSNIPPDLLYRNGLQRARFLPAIDLIKEYCDVLNVDAGIDYRLRTLTQANLWLTPAGSETADAMHSMLGKLTGNHSGAEAGERPLLEVNHRPLQAIAAVDGVLAVEFHTLCEEARSQLDYIALSKIYHSVLLHNVPVMGADSENAARRFLALVDEFYERHVKLVISAAVPMFEIYQGERLKFEYQRCLSRLQEMQSEEYLRRAHLP from the coding sequence ATGCAATCTCAATCACCCCTTTTCATTTATCAGAACGCTGTGGATGCCGGTGAGTTCCAGGCGGATACCGTTCAGAAACAGGCTGTCGCACAGCTTGATGTGATCTATCAGGCGTTGTCCGCACAGCCTGCAACAATACCTCAGACAGCCAGTCGTGGCGGATTGCTGGGCCGTTTGTTTGCAAAAAGCCCGCAGAAAACCCCGTTGCGACCGGTTCAGGGGCTGTATATGTGGGGCGGAGTGGGGCGCGGCAAAACCTGGCTGATGGATTTGTTTTTTCACAGTCTGCCCGGTGAGCGTAAACTTCGCCTGCATTTTCACCGCTTTATGTTGCGCGTCCATGAAGAACTGGCGCAGCTCCAGGGACAGCAAGATCCGCTGGAAGTGATTGCTGACCGCTTCAAAGCGGAAACAGACGTACTCTGTTTCGACGAGTTCTTTGTTTCGGATATCACCGATGCGATGCTGCTGGCAACGTTGCTGCAGGCGCTGTTTGCCCGCGGGATTACGTTGATTGCCACGTCGAACATTCCGCCGGACTTGCTGTACCGTAACGGCCTGCAACGTGCGCGTTTCCTGCCCGCGATTGATCTGATTAAAGAATATTGCGATGTGCTGAATGTGGATGCTGGCATTGACTACCGTCTGCGTACGCTGACACAAGCCAATTTATGGCTGACGCCTGCCGGATCTGAAACTGCTGACGCGATGCATTCTATGCTGGGAAAACTGACCGGCAATCACAGCGGCGCGGAGGCAGGTGAAAGACCGTTACTGGAAGTGAATCATCGTCCGTTGCAGGCCATTGCCGCCGTTGACGGCGTACTGGCGGTGGAATTCCATACCTTATGTGAAGAGGCGCGCAGCCAGCTCGATTATATTGCGCTGTCGAAAATCTATCACAGCGTACTGCTGCACAATGTGCCGGTGATGGGGGCAGACAGTGAGAACGCTGCCCGGCGTTTTCTGGCGCTGGTCGATGAATTCTATGAGCGCCATGTAAAACTGGTGATTTCTGCCGCCGTGCCGATGTTTGAAATCTATCAGGGCGAACGGCTGAAATTCGAATATCAGCGTTGTCTCTCGCGTCTGCAGGAGATGCAGAGCGAGGAATACCTCAGGCGGGCGCACCTGCCGTGA
- the zapG gene encoding Z-ring associated protein ZapG, giving the protein MTWEYALIGLVVGIAIGAVAMRFGNRKLRDQQVMKNELEKSKAELDEYRQELVGHFARSAELLDNMATDYRQLYQHMAKSSNNLLPDMPEQDNPFSYRLTGSEADNDQVPVQMPRDYSDGASGLLRGERPVRK; this is encoded by the coding sequence ATGACCTGGGAGTATGCACTCATTGGATTAGTGGTCGGTATCGCGATTGGTGCGGTAGCGATGCGCTTTGGTAATCGTAAATTACGTGATCAACAAGTCATGAAAAACGAACTGGAGAAAAGCAAAGCCGAACTCGACGAATACCGTCAGGAGCTGGTGGGGCATTTTGCCCGCAGCGCAGAGTTGCTCGATAATATGGCGACCGATTACCGTCAGCTTTATCAGCACATGGCTAAAAGCTCCAATAATTTGCTGCCCGATATGCCTGAGCAGGATAATCCGTTCAGCTACCGCCTGACCGGTTCTGAAGCCGATAACGATCAGGTACCGGTACAAATGCCACGTGATTATTCTGATGGCGCGTCCGGTCTGCTGCGTGGCGAGCGTCCGGTTCGTAAATAA
- the degQ gene encoding serine endoprotease DegQ, with protein MKKKSFLLSVLAVSLGLTFASAPMANAALPTEVQGQPLPSLAPMLEKVLPAVVGVQVSGTQPPSADVPPEYKFFFGQQDQEPSPGPQPFEGLGSGVIIDAAKGYVLTNNHVVNNADKINVQLNDGREYKARLIGKDDQSDIAVIQLIDAKNLTQITMADSDNLRVGDFAVAVGNPFGLGQTVTSGIVSALGRSGLNLEGLENFIQTDASINRGNSGGALLDLKGELIGINTAIISSQGGSVGIGFAIPANMAKNLSHQLIEFGEVKRGLLGIRGSEMTPELAQAFKLDSQRGAFVNEVLPDSAAAKAGIKPGDVLISLQGKTLSSFAELRAKVGSAGPGVTMQIGLLREGKPMTVNVTLDKSPAVEVSIEKLNPALQGVTLSDPADKNAKGVHVDDVKKGTPADQIGLEKDDVIIGVNRVPLENLAAFRKILESKPDLIALSILRKGQNIYLFMP; from the coding sequence ATGAAGAAAAAGTCATTTTTGCTCAGTGTGTTAGCTGTTAGCCTTGGATTAACTTTCGCTTCTGCGCCTATGGCGAATGCTGCTTTACCTACGGAAGTTCAGGGACAACCTTTGCCAAGTCTGGCACCGATGCTGGAAAAAGTGTTGCCTGCCGTCGTGGGCGTTCAGGTTTCCGGTACCCAGCCGCCAAGTGCGGATGTACCACCAGAATACAAATTCTTCTTCGGTCAACAGGATCAGGAACCCAGTCCGGGGCCGCAACCTTTTGAAGGGCTAGGTTCAGGCGTGATTATCGATGCCGCCAAAGGCTACGTGCTCACCAACAATCATGTGGTGAACAATGCAGATAAAATCAACGTTCAGCTGAACGATGGCCGTGAATATAAAGCCAGGCTCATCGGCAAAGACGATCAGTCCGATATCGCGGTGATCCAGCTGATTGATGCTAAAAATCTGACACAAATTACCATGGCCGATTCCGATAACCTGCGTGTAGGTGATTTTGCCGTCGCCGTGGGCAACCCGTTTGGGCTCGGCCAGACCGTGACCTCCGGCATCGTTTCTGCTCTTGGTCGCAGCGGCCTGAACCTTGAGGGGCTGGAAAACTTTATTCAGACCGATGCATCGATTAACCGCGGTAACTCCGGCGGCGCCCTGCTCGATCTGAAAGGTGAGCTGATTGGGATTAACACCGCCATCATATCCTCTCAGGGTGGCAGTGTCGGTATCGGTTTTGCCATCCCGGCGAACATGGCGAAGAATCTCAGCCATCAGTTGATTGAGTTCGGCGAAGTGAAACGCGGCCTGCTGGGGATCCGCGGCAGCGAAATGACGCCGGAACTGGCGCAGGCATTCAAACTTGACAGCCAGCGTGGCGCTTTCGTCAATGAAGTGTTGCCGGATTCTGCGGCGGCGAAAGCCGGTATTAAACCGGGCGACGTACTGATTTCCCTCCAGGGTAAAACATTGAGCAGCTTTGCTGAGTTACGCGCAAAAGTCGGCTCCGCCGGTCCGGGTGTCACCATGCAGATTGGTTTGCTGCGCGAGGGTAAACCGATGACTGTCAACGTCACGTTGGATAAAAGTCCGGCGGTGGAAGTCAGCATTGAGAAACTCAATCCGGCCTTGCAGGGTGTCACGCTCAGTGATCCGGCGGATAAAAACGCCAAAGGTGTGCATGTCGATGACGTGAAAAAAGGCACGCCTGCTGACCAAATCGGCCTGGAAAAAGATGATGTGATTATCGGTGTAAACCGTGTGCCGCTCGAAAATCTGGCCGCCTTCCGCAAAATACTGGAAAGCAAACCGGACCTGATCGCGCTGAGCATCTTGCGTAAAGGACAAAATATCTACTTATTCATGCCGTAA
- the degS gene encoding outer membrane-stress sensor serine endopeptidase DegS — protein MFVKLLRSAVIGLIVAGILLAAVPMLRKNITEPLFDRNFTQNSEEPVSYNSGVRHAAPAVVNVYNRNMGNSSQNELAIRTLGSGVIMNDNGYILTNKHVINNADQIIVALQDGRVFEALLVGSDSLTDLAVLKINAGNLPVIPINPHRTPHVGDVVMAIGNPYNLGQTVTQGIISATGRIGLSPSGRQNFLQTDASINQGNSGGALVNSLGELMGINTLSFDQSNDGATPEGIGFAIPTALATKVMGKLIRDGRVIRGYIGISGREVSPLHGPNSGLDHIQGIVVNEVTPNGPAANAGIQVRDVIVNVNNKPAISAIETMDQVAEVRPGTVIPVEIMRNGQKLTLQVTVQEYPDH, from the coding sequence ATGTTTGTTAAGCTATTGAGATCCGCTGTTATCGGCCTGATTGTTGCTGGCATTTTGCTGGCGGCGGTACCTATGTTGCGTAAAAACATCACAGAACCGTTATTTGACCGAAACTTCACCCAGAACAGCGAAGAACCCGTCAGCTATAACTCAGGCGTCCGTCATGCTGCTCCGGCAGTGGTGAACGTTTATAACCGCAACATGGGTAACAGTTCACAAAACGAACTGGCCATCCGCACACTGGGTTCCGGTGTGATCATGAACGACAATGGTTATATCCTCACCAACAAACATGTGATCAATAATGCCGATCAGATCATCGTCGCATTACAGGATGGCCGCGTATTTGAAGCCTTGCTGGTCGGCTCTGACAGCCTGACTGACCTGGCCGTGCTGAAAATCAACGCCGGAAATCTGCCGGTGATCCCGATTAATCCACATCGTACTCCGCATGTCGGTGATGTTGTGATGGCGATTGGTAACCCGTATAACCTCGGTCAGACGGTCACGCAGGGCATTATCAGCGCCACCGGTCGCATTGGCCTCAGTCCGTCAGGACGCCAGAATTTTCTGCAAACCGATGCGTCGATCAACCAGGGAAACTCCGGCGGTGCACTGGTGAATTCACTGGGTGAGCTGATGGGGATTAACACATTGTCCTTTGACCAAAGCAATGATGGCGCCACGCCGGAAGGTATTGGTTTTGCCATCCCGACCGCGCTGGCGACAAAAGTCATGGGCAAGCTGATTCGTGATGGTCGGGTTATTCGTGGTTATATCGGTATCAGCGGGCGCGAGGTTTCTCCTCTGCACGGGCCGAACAGCGGACTTGATCATATTCAGGGGATTGTGGTGAACGAAGTCACGCCAAATGGCCCGGCGGCAAATGCTGGCATACAGGTCAGAGACGTGATTGTTAACGTCAATAACAAACCGGCTATTTCCGCTATTGAGACAATGGATCAGGTCGCAGAAGTACGTCCGGGAACAGTTATTCCGGTGGAGATCATGCGTAATGGGCAGAAGCTGACCTTACAGGTCACCGTGCAGGAATATCCCGATCACTGA
- the murA gene encoding UDP-N-acetylglucosamine 1-carboxyvinyltransferase produces the protein MDKFRVQGGTRLSGEVTISGAKNAALPILFAALLAEEPVELQNVPHLKDIDTTIKLLSQLGTKIERNGSVFVDASAVNEFCAPYDLVKTMRASIWALGPLVARFGRGEVSLPGGCAIGARPVDLHITGLEQLGATIVLEEGYVKASVDGRLKGAHIVMDKVSVGATVTIMSAATLAEGTTIIENAAREPEIVDTANFLNTLGAKITGAGTDKITIEGVARLGGGVYRVVPDRIETGTFLVAAAISGGKITCREARPDTLDAVLAKLREAGADIEVGEDWISLDMQGKRAKAVNFRTAPHPGFPTDMQAQFSLLNLVAEGTGVITETIFENRFMHIPELIRMGAHAEIEGSTLICHGVEKLSGAQVMATDLRASASLVLAGCIAEGVTVVDRIYHIDRGYERIEDKLRQLGAKIERFKGE, from the coding sequence ATGGATAAATTTCGTGTACAGGGTGGGACTCGCCTGAGCGGTGAAGTTACTATCTCTGGTGCAAAAAATGCCGCACTTCCTATTTTGTTTGCCGCACTGCTTGCTGAAGAACCTGTTGAACTCCAGAACGTTCCTCACCTGAAAGATATCGACACCACCATCAAACTCCTGAGCCAGTTGGGCACCAAAATCGAACGCAACGGTTCTGTTTTCGTGGACGCCAGCGCGGTGAATGAGTTTTGTGCGCCGTATGACCTGGTGAAAACCATGCGTGCTTCCATCTGGGCGCTTGGCCCGCTGGTGGCGCGTTTCGGTCGCGGTGAAGTCTCCTTGCCGGGCGGCTGTGCTATCGGCGCTCGTCCCGTTGACCTGCACATTACCGGTCTGGAACAGCTGGGCGCGACCATTGTTCTGGAAGAAGGTTATGTGAAAGCTTCTGTCGATGGTCGCCTGAAAGGCGCGCACATCGTGATGGATAAAGTCAGCGTGGGCGCGACCGTTACCATCATGAGCGCAGCGACATTGGCTGAAGGCACCACCATTATTGAAAACGCCGCCCGTGAGCCGGAAATCGTCGATACCGCGAATTTCCTGAATACGCTGGGCGCAAAAATTACCGGTGCGGGCACCGATAAAATCACCATCGAAGGCGTCGCACGTCTGGGTGGCGGTGTTTACCGTGTGGTTCCTGATCGTATTGAAACCGGCACCTTCCTGGTGGCGGCGGCGATTTCTGGTGGCAAGATTACCTGCCGCGAAGCCCGTCCTGATACGCTGGATGCCGTACTGGCAAAACTGCGTGAAGCCGGTGCCGATATCGAAGTGGGCGAAGACTGGATCAGCCTCGACATGCAGGGTAAACGCGCTAAAGCGGTCAACTTCCGTACCGCGCCACATCCGGGCTTCCCGACTGACATGCAGGCGCAGTTCAGCTTGCTGAATCTGGTGGCAGAAGGTACCGGTGTTATCACCGAAACCATCTTCGAAAACCGTTTCATGCATATTCCTGAGCTGATTCGTATGGGGGCACACGCGGAAATCGAAGGCAGCACCCTGATTTGCCATGGCGTTGAAAAACTGTCCGGCGCTCAGGTGATGGCGACCGATTTACGGGCTTCCGCAAGTCTGGTTCTGGCGGGTTGTATTGCCGAGGGTGTGACCGTGGTTGACCGTATTTATCACATCGATCGTGGCTACGAGCGTATCGAAGATAAACTGCGTCAGCTGGGTGCGAAAATCGAGCGCTTTAAAGGCGAGTGA
- the ibaG gene encoding BolA family iron metabolism protein IbaG, giving the protein METSEIKDVLMNALALDEAHITGDGSHFQAIVVGAMFDGMSRVKKQQTVYAPLMEYIADNRIHALSIKAYTPEEWARDRKLSGL; this is encoded by the coding sequence ATGGAAACGAGTGAAATTAAAGACGTGCTGATGAACGCATTGGCGCTGGACGAAGCCCACATTACTGGCGATGGCAGTCATTTTCAGGCCATTGTCGTTGGTGCGATGTTTGATGGCATGAGCCGCGTGAAAAAACAGCAGACCGTTTACGCACCGCTGATGGAATACATCGCCGACAATCGAATCCACGCACTGTCTATCAAGGCTTATACCCCTGAAGAATGGGCGCGTGACCGTAAACTGAGCGGTTTATAA
- the mlaB gene encoding lipid asymmetry maintenance protein MlaB produces MSDALRWESQPPRLMLHGELDRETLVAFWDVRKKLMPGVTCLDVSGLERVDSSGLAFLVHLREEASQQGITLTIAGITDRLRTLIALYNLQDIIPSDTTGCSVE; encoded by the coding sequence ATGAGTGACGCCCTGCGCTGGGAATCGCAGCCGCCGCGACTGATGTTGCACGGTGAGTTAGATCGCGAAACGCTGGTAGCATTCTGGGATGTACGCAAAAAGCTGATGCCCGGCGTGACCTGTCTGGATGTCTCCGGGCTGGAGCGTGTGGATTCTTCTGGCCTGGCTTTCCTGGTGCATTTACGCGAGGAAGCCAGTCAGCAGGGGATCACGCTGACCATTGCGGGCATCACTGACAGGCTGAGAACACTGATTGCCTTGTATAACCTTCAGGACATTATTCCGTCGGACACTACGGGCTGCTCTGTTGAATAA
- the mlaC gene encoding phospholipid-binding protein MlaC — MFKRLVIAALLVVMAPLANAAVDKTNPYSVMNEAANKTFTRLKTEQPKIKQDPNYLRQIVREELLPYVQIKYAGALVLGRYYQQATPAQREAYFAAFSEYLQQAYGQALAMYNGQSYTVQPEQSYAGKDIIAIRVTITDPNGRPPVRLDFQWRKNSRTGEWQAYDMIAEGVSMISTKQNEWADILRQKGIDGLTARLKQAAAQPITLDKQQ, encoded by the coding sequence ATGTTTAAACGTTTAGTGATCGCTGCTCTGCTGGTGGTTATGGCTCCGCTGGCGAATGCCGCCGTGGACAAAACCAATCCTTACAGCGTGATGAATGAAGCGGCGAACAAAACCTTCACCCGCCTTAAAACCGAACAGCCGAAAATCAAGCAGGATCCTAACTATCTGCGCCAGATTGTTCGTGAAGAATTGCTGCCGTATGTGCAAATCAAATACGCGGGTGCGCTGGTGTTAGGTCGCTATTACCAACAGGCGACGCCTGCACAACGCGAGGCTTACTTTGCCGCGTTCTCTGAATACCTGCAACAGGCTTACGGCCAGGCACTGGCGATGTACAACGGTCAGAGCTATACGGTGCAGCCTGAGCAGTCCTACGCGGGTAAAGACATCATTGCTATTCGTGTCACGATTACCGATCCGAATGGCCGTCCTCCGGTTCGTCTGGATTTCCAGTGGCGTAAAAACAGCCGCACGGGTGAATGGCAGGCTTATGACATGATCGCCGAAGGCGTCAGCATGATTTCGACCAAACAGAACGAGTGGGCAGATATCTTGCGCCAGAAAGGTATTGATGGTCTGACTGCGCGTCTGAAACAAGCCGCTGCTCAGCCGATCACGCTGGATAAACAACAATGA
- the mlaD gene encoding outer membrane lipid asymmetry maintenance protein MlaD produces MQTKKSEIWVGAFLIIALIAVIFLCLKVADIRSIGSDPTYRISADFDNIGGLKSGSPVKVGGVVIGRVSSITLDKNYSPRVEMDIDQKYNQIPSTSTLAIRTSGLLGEQFLALNIGFEDPEMGTTILKNGGVIQDTKSALVLEDLIGQFLYKSGDGKADPDATAAPAAPEGTAAPDANTAPQPVAH; encoded by the coding sequence ATGCAAACGAAAAAGAGTGAAATCTGGGTAGGCGCGTTTTTAATCATCGCATTGATTGCGGTGATCTTCCTGTGTCTTAAAGTGGCCGACATCCGCTCCATCGGCTCCGACCCGACTTACCGTATTTCTGCGGACTTCGACAATATCGGTGGCCTGAAAAGTGGTTCGCCGGTCAAAGTCGGCGGCGTGGTGATCGGCCGCGTCAGCAGCATAACGCTTGATAAAAATTATTCTCCACGGGTAGAAATGGATATCGACCAGAAATACAACCAGATCCCGAGCACCAGTACGCTGGCGATCCGCACGTCTGGTCTGCTGGGCGAGCAATTTTTGGCATTGAATATTGGTTTTGAAGACCCTGAAATGGGAACGACTATCCTTAAGAACGGTGGCGTTATTCAGGACACTAAATCAGCGCTGGTTCTCGAAGACCTGATTGGCCAGTTCCTTTATAAGAGTGGTGACGGCAAGGCTGACCCTGACGCAACGGCGGCTCCTGCAGCGCCTGAAGGGACTGCTGCACCGGACGCTAATACGGCGCCACAGCCGGTTGCCCATTAA
- the mlaE gene encoding lipid asymmetry maintenance ABC transporter permease subunit MlaE yields the protein MLTKALASVGRRGINTCASFGRAGLMLFRALVGKPQFAKQWPLLIKQLYSVGVLSLLIILVSGLFIGMVLGLQGYLILTTYSAEASLGMMVALSLLRELGPVVTALLFAGRAGSALTAELGLMKATEQISSLEMMAIDPLRRVVAPRFWAGLISMPLLTAIFVAVGIWGGSLVGVDWKGIDSGFFWSAMQTAVDWRTDLLNCLIKSLVFAITVTWIALFNGYDAIPTSEGISRATTRTVVHSSLAVLGLDFVLTALMFGN from the coding sequence ATGTTAACTAAGGCACTCGCCTCAGTCGGACGTCGCGGGATAAATACCTGTGCGTCTTTTGGTCGTGCCGGACTGATGCTCTTTCGGGCATTGGTCGGTAAGCCGCAATTTGCCAAACAATGGCCGCTGCTGATCAAGCAGCTTTACAGCGTTGGCGTACTGTCCCTGCTGATTATCCTCGTTTCCGGTTTGTTTATCGGCATGGTGCTTGGCTTGCAGGGGTATCTGATTTTAACCACCTACAGCGCTGAGGCCAGCCTCGGTATGATGGTGGCGCTCTCTTTACTGCGTGAACTTGGGCCGGTGGTGACTGCTCTGCTGTTCGCCGGTCGTGCGGGTTCCGCGCTGACCGCTGAACTGGGACTGATGAAAGCCACCGAGCAAATTTCCAGCCTGGAGATGATGGCTATCGATCCGCTGCGCCGCGTTGTGGCACCGCGTTTCTGGGCCGGTCTGATTTCCATGCCTTTGCTGACGGCGATTTTCGTTGCCGTCGGAATTTGGGGTGGTTCGCTGGTGGGTGTTGACTGGAAAGGCATTGACAGCGGTTTCTTCTGGTCAGCCATGCAAACTGCCGTAGACTGGCGGACTGACCTGCTTAACTGCCTGATTAAAAGCCTTGTTTTCGCTATCACCGTGACCTGGATTGCGTTGTTCAATGGCTATGATGCGATACCGACGTCCGAAGGGATTAGCCGGGCAACGACACGTACTGTGGTGCATTCGTCACTGGCGGTGCTGGGATTGGATTTTGTGCTGACAGCACTGATGTTTGGAAATTAA
- the mlaF gene encoding phospholipid ABC transporter ATP-binding protein MlaF, protein MSQSESNLVEIKGMSFVRGDRPIFEEINMTVPRGKVTAIMGPSGIGKTTLLRLIGGQLTPDSGEIWFDGDNIPTLSRRKLYESRKKMSMLFQSGALFTDLTVFENVAFPLREHSQLPEELLRSTVTMKLEAVGLRGAGDLMPAELSGGMARRVALARAIALDPELIMFDEPFVGQDPITMGVLVKLIDELNHALGVTCIVVSHDVPEVLSIADYAYIVAAQHVIAEGTPEELQNNPDPRVRQFLDGIADGPVPFRFPAGDYKTELLG, encoded by the coding sequence ATGAGTCAAAGCGAATCGAATCTGGTTGAGATCAAAGGCATGAGTTTTGTGCGCGGCGATCGTCCCATTTTCGAAGAGATAAATATGACAGTGCCGCGTGGCAAAGTCACTGCAATCATGGGGCCTTCGGGGATCGGTAAAACCACCTTGCTGCGTCTGATTGGCGGACAACTTACGCCCGACAGCGGTGAAATCTGGTTCGATGGCGACAACATTCCGACATTGTCCCGTCGCAAATTGTACGAATCGCGCAAGAAAATGAGTATGTTGTTTCAGTCCGGTGCATTGTTTACTGACCTGACTGTGTTCGAAAATGTGGCGTTCCCGCTGCGTGAACACAGCCAATTACCGGAAGAATTACTGCGCAGTACGGTGACCATGAAACTGGAAGCGGTCGGGTTACGCGGTGCCGGTGACCTGATGCCTGCTGAATTGTCTGGCGGTATGGCAAGACGTGTCGCACTGGCGCGTGCGATTGCCCTCGACCCTGAACTGATCATGTTCGATGAGCCTTTTGTGGGACAGGATCCGATCACCATGGGCGTTCTGGTCAAACTCATTGATGAACTGAACCATGCGCTGGGTGTGACGTGCATTGTGGTTTCCCATGACGTGCCTGAAGTGCTAAGTATTGCTGATTACGCCTATATTGTGGCCGCGCAGCATGTGATTGCCGAAGGCACACCTGAGGAGCTGCAAAATAATCCTGATCCGCGTGTTCGTCAGTTCCTTGACGGTATTGCCGATGGACCGGTGCCTTTCCGTTTCCCGGCCGGTGATTACAAAACCGAGTTGCTCGGATGA
- a CDS encoding calcium/sodium antiporter has protein sequence MLLAIVLMIVGLLLLVYAADRLVYGAAVLARSLGISPLVIGMTVVGVGISLPELVVSTTAAINDQMDLAVGNAIGSNIINILLILGGAALIHPLSVRSDILRRELPLLLLVTALCGFLLSDGELSRFDGVLLLASAGVFMMLVIKIARAAEKEGLDTLTYEQMSELPQDSSNTVAFLWLALGFIIMPLASGMIVDNSTVIARYLGVSELVIGLTVIAIGTSLPELATFIAGAIKGEDDIALGNIIGANIFNTCLVLGLPALVAPGSFNPDAFHRDYWVMLAVSVVLSGLCLMRKHRIGHVAGALLLCGFIAYMAMLFLLPDSIAF, from the coding sequence ATGCTTCTCGCTATCGTACTGATGATTGTCGGCTTGTTACTGTTAGTTTATGCCGCTGATCGTCTGGTGTACGGAGCCGCAGTGCTGGCACGCTCGTTGGGCATCTCCCCGCTGGTGATTGGTATGACTGTCGTCGGTGTCGGAATATCCCTCCCTGAACTGGTCGTTTCCACTACCGCCGCCATCAACGATCAGATGGATTTGGCCGTCGGAAACGCAATTGGTTCGAATATCATTAATATTCTTCTGATTTTGGGCGGTGCCGCCCTGATTCATCCACTTTCCGTTCGTTCTGATATATTACGCCGCGAACTCCCCTTATTGTTACTGGTCACAGCGCTGTGTGGTTTTCTGCTAAGTGACGGAGAACTGAGCCGGTTTGATGGCGTTTTGCTGCTGGCCAGTGCAGGCGTGTTCATGATGCTGGTGATAAAAATCGCCCGCGCCGCCGAAAAAGAAGGGCTGGATACGCTGACCTACGAACAAATGTCCGAACTTCCGCAAGACAGCAGTAATACGGTCGCTTTTTTGTGGCTGGCGCTGGGCTTTATCATCATGCCGCTGGCATCGGGCATGATCGTGGATAACAGTACCGTCATCGCGCGTTATCTGGGTGTCAGCGAACTGGTGATTGGCCTGACGGTCATTGCTATCGGCACCAGTCTGCCGGAACTGGCGACCTTTATCGCCGGCGCAATTAAAGGCGAAGATGACATTGCGCTGGGTAATATCATCGGCGCAAACATTTTTAATACCTGCCTGGTGCTGGGATTACCCGCGCTGGTAGCACCAGGTTCGTTCAACCCGGACGCGTTTCATCGCGATTATTGGGTCATGCTGGCGGTCAGCGTGGTGCTTTCCGGGCTATGCCTGATGCGCAAACACCGTATCGGCCATGTAGCCGGTGCATTATTGCTGTGTGGATTTATCGCCTATATGGCAATGCTGTTCCTGTTACCGGACAGCATTGCCTTCTGA